A stretch of the Tepidisphaeraceae bacterium genome encodes the following:
- a CDS encoding TolC family protein yields the protein MQTPLFNWRWLIPLPATLFLSGCVFAPRAAKIEQDRVTQAGRAYAASRSARVVANLPVGQTEITWREVLGRALLASGELEAAYYEWAMAVTQIDQKGTWPQQPLELGFDYMFSAERMKTLDRMTFSAGLMDATGLPNKAYQDAKVAWRDAEAAGERFRQAKFELQRKVLSAWADYALQAEKVRVQEENVRLLRLVSETAGARVRAGAPQQDLLRAQVELKQAENELSTMRSEVQRQRATLNALLVRPAESPLPPPVRLPEPRPLIADDSALLAMGVRNNPELAALDKDQLAREAAIVRARLDYQPEINLTAAFTGSISQTVGGMLVVPTRLPAIRAMVREARSDLRRVEAMADQARSDRGAQFAATLVALRDAERRTRVFEAEIVPLATRTLDLTRRAYASGSATYLDVIESQRTLLDVRLMVADARAMRERMLAELEMLAGADVETLAEAVKPATQPTSPMTMRTNAVKTVMEAQP from the coding sequence ATGCAAACTCCCTTGTTCAATTGGCGATGGCTGATCCCGCTGCCGGCAACCCTGTTTCTCTCTGGCTGCGTGTTTGCGCCGAGGGCGGCGAAAATTGAACAGGATCGCGTCACGCAGGCCGGAAGGGCATACGCGGCAAGTCGATCGGCGCGGGTGGTGGCCAACCTGCCTGTCGGTCAAACTGAAATCACCTGGCGTGAAGTGCTGGGTCGCGCACTGCTGGCCAGCGGGGAGCTGGAGGCAGCCTACTACGAGTGGGCGATGGCGGTGACACAAATCGATCAGAAGGGGACGTGGCCGCAGCAACCACTTGAGCTCGGCTTCGACTACATGTTTTCCGCCGAGCGGATGAAGACATTAGACCGCATGACGTTCTCCGCCGGGCTGATGGACGCGACGGGGCTCCCGAACAAAGCGTACCAAGACGCGAAAGTTGCCTGGCGCGACGCAGAGGCGGCGGGGGAACGGTTCAGGCAGGCGAAATTCGAACTTCAGCGGAAGGTGCTGTCGGCATGGGCGGATTATGCCCTGCAGGCCGAGAAGGTCCGGGTGCAGGAAGAGAACGTCCGGCTGCTGCGACTCGTGAGCGAGACCGCCGGCGCGCGGGTGCGGGCGGGTGCGCCTCAGCAAGATCTGCTGCGAGCGCAAGTCGAACTGAAGCAGGCAGAGAACGAACTGTCGACTATGAGGTCGGAAGTGCAGAGGCAGCGCGCGACACTGAACGCGCTGCTGGTGAGGCCGGCCGAGTCGCCGCTCCCACCCCCGGTGCGGTTGCCAGAGCCGCGGCCGCTGATCGCAGACGATTCAGCCCTGCTGGCGATGGGAGTGCGAAACAACCCGGAGCTGGCGGCTTTGGACAAGGACCAGCTGGCGCGCGAAGCGGCAATCGTGCGGGCAAGGTTGGATTACCAGCCGGAGATAAACCTCACGGCGGCCTTCACCGGTTCCATTTCGCAGACGGTCGGCGGGATGTTGGTGGTCCCGACGCGCCTGCCGGCTATCCGCGCGATGGTGCGCGAGGCACGATCGGACCTCCGACGGGTCGAAGCCATGGCGGATCAGGCTCGTTCGGACCGCGGGGCACAGTTTGCCGCGACGCTCGTGGCGCTGCGCGATGCCGAACGGCGGACGCGGGTGTTTGAAGCGGAAATCGTACCGCTCGCGACCCGAACGCTTGACCTTACACGTCGGGCGTACGCGAGCGGGTCAGCAACCTATCTGGACGTGATCGAGTCGCAACGCACGCTACTCGATGTGCGACTGATGGTGGCCGACGCCCGGGCGATGCGGGAGCGGATGCTGGCCGAGCTGGAGATGCTTGCCGGCGCAGACGTCGAAACCCTCGCCGA